One region of Cryptosporangium phraense genomic DNA includes:
- a CDS encoding GntR family transcriptional regulator, with translation MSRELDFLGQLDPDDPKQASVQIANQLRAAILTGKLRPGDRLPSQPDLAARYEVARETVKRALEILRSERLIITRQGSGAFVRAQTQRAVELRPHIEAAFEQSHVSIDFAGFSGETLRDAIAEALDKVRAGRHTPESIAVRLLLSDMSSPGPLPADADGGDDGPVRQRAERITRRAADGIFDQVSELAELGLIKSSSVEIRLHQAAPLFKLYVINQSEVFYGFYPVVRRPVSIKGESTQIFDLMGKDVALFHYVVSDDETSDGSQFVASSRQWFESVWNTISYEYQP, from the coding sequence ATGTCCCGTGAACTGGACTTTCTCGGCCAGTTGGACCCCGACGATCCGAAGCAGGCGTCCGTCCAAATCGCCAATCAGCTCCGAGCTGCGATCCTGACCGGCAAGTTGCGGCCCGGCGATCGGCTACCGTCGCAGCCTGACCTCGCGGCGCGTTACGAGGTCGCCAGAGAGACGGTAAAGCGCGCATTGGAAATTCTGCGTAGCGAGCGTTTGATCATCACCCGGCAGGGCAGCGGAGCATTCGTGCGCGCTCAGACTCAGCGCGCGGTTGAACTGCGTCCGCATATTGAAGCGGCGTTCGAACAATCGCACGTATCGATCGACTTTGCGGGGTTCTCTGGCGAGACTTTGCGAGACGCCATCGCGGAGGCGCTCGATAAGGTACGGGCGGGCCGCCACACACCGGAATCGATAGCGGTCCGTCTTCTACTTTCCGACATGTCTTCGCCCGGACCGCTTCCTGCGGACGCCGACGGAGGTGACGACGGACCAGTCCGGCAGCGGGCGGAGCGAATAACCCGGCGCGCGGCGGATGGTATTTTCGACCAAGTCTCGGAATTGGCCGAACTAGGATTGATTAAGTCTAGTTCCGTGGAGATCCGACTACATCAGGCCGCACCTCTCTTCAAGCTATACGTCATCAACCAATCAGAAGTTTTTTACGGCTTCTACCCCGTCGTACGGCGGCCGGTCAGCATCAAAGGGGAGTCGACGCAGATATTCGACCTGATGGGTAAGGACGTAGCGCTATTCCATTACGTCGTGAGCGACGATGAGACTTCCGACGGGTCACAGTTTGTTGCTTCGTCGCGCCAGTGGTTCGAATCAGTCTGGAACACGATCTCGTACGAGTACCAGCCGTGA
- a CDS encoding DUF6284 family protein produces MQYSRATDVEPTSAALRAIEREWPVIEAEMDLVSVEAALADIDDLSQLDAHRLMAAQKRVETTRARFAAADGFYGWEAA; encoded by the coding sequence ATGCAGTACTCGCGAGCGACGGACGTTGAGCCCACGTCGGCAGCGCTTCGGGCGATCGAGCGGGAGTGGCCGGTCATAGAAGCCGAAATGGATCTGGTGTCAGTCGAGGCTGCGCTGGCCGACATTGACGACCTGTCACAGCTGGACGCTCACCGCCTGATGGCGGCGCAGAAGCGTGTCGAGACCACGAGGGCTCGATTCGCTGCGGCGGACGGCTTCTACGGGTGGGAGGCGGCCTGA